A window from Plasmodium cynomolgi strain B DNA, chromosome 7, whole genome shotgun sequence encodes these proteins:
- a CDS encoding hypothetical protein (putative) has product MALICIGSVCFSLLHVGVIILFILNYFYAHLKKYLPNFLTCDEAKRNKQIEASLQRREKNKDYVESTYIDLAEGDSLNGVLGSTKNVSVVVKFGATWCKPCNKIKRYFKNQTITYAVTLVDVDVDIHETLRDEYNIKVLPTFLFYVQIKNDWILTERIEGSNQGDLEKAFQKYCVPKDS; this is encoded by the exons ATGGCGCTTATTTGCATTGGCTCTGTTTGCTTTTCGTTGCTCCACGTGGGggtcataattttattcatcttAAATTATTTCTATGCGCACTTGAAGAAATACTTACCGAACTTCCTCACATGCGATGAAG CAAAACGGAACAAACAAATAGAAGCGTCTTTGCAGCGCAGAGAGAAGAACAAGGAC tATGTCGAAAGCACCTATATCGACTTAGCGGAAGGAGACAGTTTGAACGGCGTGTTGGGGTCCACCAAAAACGTTTCCGTGGTGGTGAAGTTCGGAGCCACCTGGTGCAAGCCGTGTAACAAAATCAAGCGATATTTTAAG AATCAAACCATTACCTACGCAGTGACGCTTGTCGACGTGGACGTAGACATACATGAGACGCTAAGGGATGAATACAACATTAAGGTCCTAcccacctttttattttacgtgCAGATCAAAAATGACTGGATTTTGACTGAGAGG ATTGAAGGATCCAACCAGGGAGACTTAGAAAAGGCTTTCCAGAAATACTGCGTCCCCAAGGACAGCTAA